CGGCGACCGAGTCGCAGCGCGGCAACGTCATCCCGGTCGAGATCACCGTCTACGAGGACCGTTCGTTCACGTTCGTCCTGAAGACCCCGCCCGCGGCCGAGCTCATCAAGAAGGCGGCCGGCGTCGCCAAGGGCTCCGGCGTGCCGCACACCACCAAGGTTGGCAAGCTGACCCAGGAGCAGGTGCGCGCCATCGCCGAGCAGAAGATGGTCGACCTGAACGCCAACGACATCGACGCGGCCTCCAAGATCATCGCCGGAACCGCCCGCTCGATGGGCATCACCGTCGAGGCGTAAGGCCCCGATCACTCAGCACACTTTCGTGGAAGAGCCGGCCAGGCTCGCACCACATTCTCGTTAAGGAGAAAAACATGGCACAGAAGTCCAAGGCCTACCGGGCCGCGGCCGAGAAGATCGAGGCCGGAAAGTACTACACCCCGACCGAGGCCGTCGCCCTGGCGAAGGAGACTGGTTCCGCCAAGTTCAACTCGACCGTCGAGGTCGCGCTGAAGCTCGGCGTCGACCCGCGCAAGGCGGACCAGATGGTGCGCGGCACGGTCATCCTCCCGCACGGCACCGGTAAGACCGCCCGCGTCATCGTGTTCGCGACGGGTCCGGCCGCCGAGGCCGCCATCGCCGCGGGTGCGGACGAGGTCGGCGGGTCCGACCTGATCGAGAAGGTTGCCGGCGGCTACACCGACTTCGACTCGGCCGTCTCCACCCCGGAGCTCATGGGCCAGGTCGGTCGTCTCGGCAAGGTGCTCGGCCCGCGCGGCCTCATGCCGAACCCGAAGACCGGAACCGTGACCCCGGACGTCGCGAAGGCTGTCTTCGACATCAAGGGCGGCAAGATCGAGTTCCGCGTCGACAAGCACGCCAACGTACACTTCGTCGTCGGGAAGGCGGGTTTCACCGCCGACCAGCTGAACGACAATATCAAAGTGGCTCTCGACGAGGTCGTCCGGCTCAAGCCGTCCGCCGCGAAGGGCCGCTACATCCAGAAGGGCGCTGTGTCGACCACGTTCGGCCCGGGCATCCCGCTGGACGTCAACGCGATCTGATTTTCCCGCGGCGCTCATCGGCGCTTCGGAGTCATGGAAGGGGCCGGACCGGCACACGCCGGGCCGGCCCCTTCGGCATCGGCGGACGCTGCGCACGTTCACGGGGTGATTGGAACAACCTGTCTACCCCACTTGTGGAGGTGGCGGGGACTGGTTTACCATCGACCCGGCGCGCACCGCACGCCGGGTCGCAATCGGGTCCGTCCGAGCGAAGGAATGTTTTTATGACACCTCGCATTACCCCCGCCCCTCGCACGAGGGCACTCAGTATCATCGCTGCCACGGTCGCCGTGGCAGCTTTTTCTTTGACAGGCACCTCCGCGGCGAACGCCACCGACTGGGTGGCCTACGCCAATTCCGTGCCGTCCTGGGCCAGCACCCGGAACGATGCCCGGAGCCGCACCGGCAGATCAGACGTTAGAAGGGGAGATCTCCTTTCCGCTGCGCGATCAGAAGGGCGCGGAAGAGCTCGCCAAGCAAGTGTCGACTCCCGGCCTTCCCGGTTATCGGAAGCCGCTGACGCCCACGCAGTGGATCCAGCGCTTTTCAGCGCCCCAGGCGGTTGTGGGACACGGTGGTCGGCTATCTGAAGGCTTCGGGGCTCACCATAACCGGGGTTCCGGCGAGCCGTGAGTACGTGGTCTTCCGCGGCGCCCCCTCCCAGTTCAACTCGACCTTCAAGACGTCGCTGCATGCGTTTAAGCTCAAGGGTATGCAGGTCGTCGCGCCCGCTTCGGCGCCGTCGCTGCCGTCGCGCATCGGGGCGGAGGTCGCCGGTGTGAGTCTGGACCAGTCGCGCATGCTCACGCGCCCCAACCTGCTCAGTCCGGACGGGCCCCGGTCGTCGAACGAGTCCCAGCTGCGCACCGAGGCTACTCAGAGGGCCCCGCTCAGGACGCCCCCGTCATCGACACGCCGTGCTCGCGCTACTTCGGCGAGCACATTGTGACGGCACCGGCCGCCTACAACGGCCAGACGAAGTACAGCACCGACCTCTTCGGGTATACGCCGAAGCAGCTGCGGAGTGCGTACGATCTGTCCAGCCTGTCCGCCCGCGGCATCAACGGCAGCGGCCAGACAGTCGTGGTCCTCAGCGTGTATGCCAGCCCAATGCTCGTGCGGGATGCCAACAGCTACTCGCTGCGGAACGGCGAGCCCGGCCTGACCGCCGCCACCTACCACCAGATCGTTCCGAAACTGAGCGAGTTCACCGATGTGGGTGAGGGTAAGTGCGGATCGCCGAGCGTACCGCAGACTGAGCAGACGGTCGATATCGAGACGGTGCATGCCATCGCCCCGGGTGCGCGCATCCTCTATGTCGGCGCCACGAACTGCTCTGCCGGCGTGGATCTCGCGATGTCCAAGATCCTGGACAACAAGCTCGCGAACATCGTCAGCAACTCCTACGGCTTTGACGAGAAGACCTATTCGTCTGGCAGCTTCCAGCGCCAGGTCAACCTGGAGCTGCAGGCGGCTGGCGAGGGCATCGGCCTTTACTACGCGAGCGGCGACTACGGCGACAACTCCTCCCCTTCTGAGGCGCCATCGGTGGGATTCCCCACTTCCTCGCCGTTGGCCATTGCGGTGGGCGGGACGAGCCTTGCAATCGACAAGGACGGCCGCCGCATGTGGGAGACCGGCTGGGGCAATAGGGAAGACCTGATCATGAAGAACACCGATGGAAGCCTCGTGCTCGATCAGACGCCGCCCGGGCCGTACTTCTATGGCGGCGCCGGCGGGGGCGCCTCCACGATTTTCACAGCGCCGGATTACCAGCGCGGCATTGTTCCGCTGTCGCTGAGCAAGGGCCACCGCGCCTCTCCGGACATCTCTGGGCTGGCCGACCCGTTCATGGGGTTCCAGATCGGCTACCGCCCGATCATCAACGATGACACCCTCGAGACCGGCCCCTACAAGACCGAGTCCCGGGGTGGAACCTCGGTGGCCACCCCGCTCGTCGCTGCCCACGTCGCCCTCGCGCAGCAGGCGATCGGCGCCACCATCGGGTTCGCGAACCCGGCGCTCTACGCCCTCAACCGCGTCCTACCCAGCGTCTTCCAGGATGTCCTCCCGCAGAACCCGCCGCAGGCTCTGGTACACACGGATTCGGCGAACGGCTACACGTACTTGGTGTCGTTCGATCAGGACCAGGGGCTGAAGACAGAGAAGGGCTACGACCTCGTCACCGGTCTTGGCGGCGTCTCATTCGAGCTGTTCAAGCAGCTGGCGCACTTCCACTGAGTCTGTCCGCGAAACGCTGCGGCCGGCCGTTCGTGTCGAACGGGCTTGCGACGCCTACCCCTCCGCCACCTTCACGACGACCTTTCCACGCGTGTGCCCGCTCTCCACCGCGCGGTGCGCCTCCGCGATCTGCTCCAAGGGGTAGATCGCGTCGACGTGTACCCGCACGCTCCCCGACTCCAGAAGCCGCGCGATGACCGCCAGCGTGCTTCCGTCCGGTGCGACGCGGTAGCCGGTTCCGCGCACGCCGGCCGCCGCGGCATCCTCGGCGATACCGGGCCAGCTGCCGGTCGGCGCGTTCACGATGAGGCCGCCTGGGCGCAGAACGCCGAGGGAGCGGGCGCCGGTGTCGTCGAGGACGTTGCCGACCAGGTCGATTACGACATCCACGTCGGAGACCACCTCCTCGAACCGCATCGTGGTGTAGTCGATGACCTGGGCGGCGCCGAGGCTGCGCAGCCAGGCCGTGTTCGCGCCGGAGGCGGTCGCGATGACGGTCGCGCCGAAGTAGGCGGCGAACTGGACGGCGAAATGGCCGACCCCGTCGCTGCCGGCGTGGATGAGCATCCGCTGTCCCTCGTGCGCCCGGGCGACCTCGATCACCATGCCCCACGCGGTGAGGGCAGCGAGTGGCGCGGCTGCGGCCTCGATGTGGGAGAGGGTGGCGGGCTTGCGGACGACGCTCAGGCTCGGCGCCGACACGTATTCGGCGTAGCTGCCGCCGAAGCGTGGAACCATCGCCATCCCGAACACCTCGTCGCCCGGGCGGAGGGGATGCGCGTCGAACGGCGATTCGACGACGATGCCGCTGAAGTCGTAGCCCAGCACGGCGGGAAAACTCCGGATGGCGCCGAAGACACCGGTTCCTGCCCGTGTCTTGACGTCGATGGGGTTGACCCCGGCGGCGACGACCTTGATCAGGAACTCCGCGTTGACGCGATCGGGGGCAGGTGTCTCGCCGATGCGGAGCGAGCCGGGGCCGCCCGCTGCGTCGAGCAGTGCGGCTCGCATGGTGTTCGGCATTCGTCATCCCCTCGTTCGTCGGCCACCGCGTTTCCTGGGCCGGCTGTTTCTAGTCAAACCCGGCAATGCTTCGCCGGTGTTACGCCGGTGCCACCCGGTGTGAACAGTCTGTTTCGGATACCCCGGGGCAGAACCCTGCCGTGGCCTCATCCACCGGAGAGCGTTGCGGCAGAACCACCGGCCGATCCAGACCTTGTGCCGTCTATTCGCTGTCGCCGGTGCGGCTCCAGGCCATCGCGGGGGCGGCTGCCACCGGAGCGGCGGCTGGTGCGGTCGCCTGCCGCAGCAGTTCGATGAGATCGCCGGCCAGCGCGAGCAGGCGCGCGATCTCCGCATCGTCGCGATCCACCCACCGGCAGGTCGGCTCGTCGTGTACCGGCACGAACCCGTCGTGCTGCTCCCAGACGAACAGCGTGCGCTCGGCGCCCAGCACGTACTGCTGCCACCAGATCTGCCGCAGGTAGTGGCGCGGGACGCTGCGGAACGGCTTGTTCGTCGTCTTGATCTTGGCCAGCTCGATCCGGCCCCCTTCGCGGAGCGCGACCTCGTCCGGCGTCGCCAGGTGCCGGCGGTCGCGCTCGGCGTGGAACAGCAGGTCAGAGGGCTGGATGCCGTGTGTCGCGGCCACCCACGCCGCGATCTCCGGCTCCCGCACCCGGCCTTGCTGGGTGAACACGTTGCCCGAGAACCCGGAGCCGTTGAGCTTCTCGCGTGCAGCCGCGCGGAGCGAGCGGGGGGTCGACAGTTTGGCCACGTCGGTCGCCGTGATTCCGCGGCTGCGCGCGCGCAGCCAGCCGACGTGGTCGCTCGAGGAGGCGACGATGCGGGCGAGGTGGCCTTCCGCTCCGGGAACGGCCGGGACGACCGCGCGGGGAGCGGGGGCGGAGGCCCGCCGGTCGCTGCCCGCCAGGACGAGCGGACGGTAGAGGTCCGCTGTGGCGGATGCGGTGGAGCGGTCGAACATCCGACCATTCTGCCGCGACCGGGCGGGCTCCGCCTTCAGCCCACGCCTGCGGCGCCGAGCTGGCGGGGCGTTTCGCCGGCCGCCGTTCCCAGCACACATGTATACCGTCGCCCATCAGGTGACTTTTGCTTGACATTAGGCATAAGTATCTCTAAGGTTAAATAACCTCAGGCATTCAAGCCTGGGGTCCAGGGGCGCACGGGCGACTCCCCGCTCCGCTCGTGCGCCCCGACGGCCGATGACGACGAAAGGACCCTGTTCATGAGACCCCCACGCAGTTCCCGGCCCGCTCGGATCGGGATGGCGGTCGCACTGGCGACGGCTCTGGCGCTCGGAGCGAGTGCCTGCTCCCCCGGCGGATCAGGCTCGGACTCCGGGTCCGGCACCATCCTCAGCTACTGGGCCACGAACCAGGGCACGAGCCTCGACAGCGACAAGGAGACCCTCGCGCCGGTGCTCGCCGATTTCGAGAAGGAGACCGGCATCGCGGTCACATTGGAAGTGATCGGCTGGAACGACATGCAGACCCGTCTGCAGACCGCCGTCACCTCCGGTCAGGGGCCGGATGTCACCAACATCGGCAACACCTGGGCGGCTTCCCTCCAAGCGACCGGCGCTTTCCTCCCTCTCGGCGACGCTGAGCTGAAAGCGATCGGGGGCGCTGAGAAATTCGTCCCGACCGCGTTTCAGACCGGTGGGGCCGCGGGCGAGACCCCCCACGAGCGTCCCCCTGTACGGCTTGGCATACGGCCTCTACTACAACAAGAAGATGTTCGCCGACGCGGGACTCGAGCCGCCGGCGAGCTGGGAGGAGCTGATCGCCGCCGGAAAGAAGCTCACGGCGGGTGGCGTCCACGGCCTTGTGCTCACGGCCGGCGCATACACCACCAATTCGCATTTCGCGTTCATCGACGCCGCCCAGAACGGCGCCGACCTGTTCGACAAGTCCGGTC
Above is a genomic segment from Leifsonia xyli subsp. xyli str. CTCB07 containing:
- the rplK gene encoding 50S ribosomal protein L11 — encoded protein: MAPKKKVTGLIKLQINAGAANPAPPIGPALGQHGVNIMEFCKAYNAATESQRGNVIPVEITVYEDRSFTFVLKTPPAAELIKKAAGVAKGSGVPHTTKVGKLTQEQVRAIAEQKMVDLNANDIDAASKIIAGTARSMGITVEA
- the rplA gene encoding 50S ribosomal protein L1; translation: MAQKSKAYRAAAEKIEAGKYYTPTEAVALAKETGSAKFNSTVEVALKLGVDPRKADQMVRGTVILPHGTGKTARVIVFATGPAAEAAIAAGADEVGGSDLIEKVAGGYTDFDSAVSTPELMGQVGRLGKVLGPRGLMPNPKTGTVTPDVAKAVFDIKGGKIEFRVDKHANVHFVVGKAGFTADQLNDNIKVALDEVVRLKPSAAKGRYIQKGAVSTTFGPGIPLDVNAI
- a CDS encoding protease pro-enzyme activation domain-containing protein, which codes for MPGAAPADQTLEGEISFPLRDQKGAEELAKQVSTPGLPGYRKPLTPTQWIQRFSAPQAVVGHGGRLSEGFGAHHNRGSGEP
- a CDS encoding protease pro-enzyme activation domain-containing protein, with translation MVGYLKASGLTITGVPASREYVVFRGAPSQFNSTFKTSLHAFKLKGMQVVAPASAPSLPSRIGAEVAGVSLDQSRMLTRPNLLSPDGPRSSNESQLRTEATQRAPLRTPPSSTRRARATSASTL
- a CDS encoding S53 family peptidase, which encodes MTAPAAYNGQTKYSTDLFGYTPKQLRSAYDLSSLSARGINGSGQTVVVLSVYASPMLVRDANSYSLRNGEPGLTAATYHQIVPKLSEFTDVGEGKCGSPSVPQTEQTVDIETVHAIAPGARILYVGATNCSAGVDLAMSKILDNKLANIVSNSYGFDEKTYSSGSFQRQVNLELQAAGEGIGLYYASGDYGDNSSPSEAPSVGFPTSSPLAIAVGGTSLAIDKDGRRMWETGWGNREDLIMKNTDGSLVLDQTPPGPYFYGGAGGGASTIFTAPDYQRGIVPLSLSKGHRASPDISGLADPFMGFQIGYRPIINDDTLETGPYKTESRGGTSVATPLVAAHVALAQQAIGATIGFANPALYALNRVLPSVFQDVLPQNPPQALVHTDSANGYTYLVSFDQDQGLKTEKGYDLVTGLGGVSFELFKQLAHFH
- a CDS encoding NADP-dependent oxidoreductase — its product is MPNTMRAALLDAAGGPGSLRIGETPAPDRVNAEFLIKVVAAGVNPIDVKTRAGTGVFGAIRSFPAVLGYDFSGIVVESPFDAHPLRPGDEVFGMAMVPRFGGSYAEYVSAPSLSVVRKPATLSHIEAAAAPLAALTAWGMVIEVARAHEGQRMLIHAGSDGVGHFAVQFAAYFGATVIATASGANTAWLRSLGAAQVIDYTTMRFEEVVSDVDVVIDLVGNVLDDTGARSLGVLRPGGLIVNAPTGSWPGIAEDAAAAGVRGTGYRVAPDGSTLAVIARLLESGSVRVHVDAIYPLEQIAEAHRAVESGHTRGKVVVKVAEG
- a CDS encoding YqaJ viral recombinase family protein, translating into MFDRSTASATADLYRPLVLAGSDRRASAPAPRAVVPAVPGAEGHLARIVASSSDHVGWLRARSRGITATDVAKLSTPRSLRAAAREKLNGSGFSGNVFTQQGRVREPEIAAWVAATHGIQPSDLLFHAERDRRHLATPDEVALREGGRIELAKIKTTNKPFRSVPRHYLRQIWWQQYVLGAERTLFVWEQHDGFVPVHDEPTCRWVDRDDAEIARLLALAGDLIELLRQATAPAAAPVAAAPAMAWSRTGDSE